One Myxococcales bacterium genomic window carries:
- a CDS encoding GNAT family N-acetyltransferase, translated as MAHTPSADAARARFEAATAAHLTGPLTDQIALASVDAATWEQHNQALWDGATDRAPACDLRQVMTDDERAHGADLEATLTPTLSHRVLLRAGAEVVGAFWGTQETWQRYYMVYSVVRRDWQGRGVYKALLARVLAAASASGFREIYSRHLADNNAVLVPKLKAGFTISGFEINARFGVLVHLRYFPGAGMRALAAHRVDGSHAAALRARGLPIG; from the coding sequence ATGGCCCACACCCCATCCGCCGACGCCGCGCGCGCCCGCTTCGAGGCCGCCACCGCCGCTCACCTGACCGGCCCCCTCACCGATCAGATCGCGCTCGCGTCGGTCGACGCCGCAACCTGGGAGCAGCACAACCAGGCGCTGTGGGACGGCGCCACCGATCGCGCGCCCGCCTGCGACCTGCGCCAGGTCATGACCGACGACGAGCGCGCCCACGGCGCCGACCTCGAGGCGACGCTGACGCCGACGCTGAGCCACCGCGTGCTGCTGCGCGCCGGGGCCGAGGTGGTCGGCGCCTTCTGGGGCACGCAGGAGACCTGGCAGCGCTACTACATGGTCTACAGCGTGGTCCGGCGGGACTGGCAGGGCCGCGGCGTCTACAAGGCGCTGCTCGCGCGCGTGCTCGCCGCCGCCAGCGCCAGCGGCTTCCGCGAGATCTACAGCCGCCACCTCGCCGACAACAACGCCGTGCTCGTGCCCAAGCTCAAGGCCGGCTTCACGATCAGCGGCTTCGAGATCAACGCGCGGTTCGGCGTGCTGGTGCACCTGCGCTACTTCCCGGGCGCGGGCATGCGCGCGCTGGCGGCCCACCGGGTCGACGGCTCCCACGCGGCGGCGCTGCGGGCCCGCGGCCTACCGATCGGCTGA